One Lachnospiraceae bacterium C1.1 genomic region harbors:
- a CDS encoding amidohydrolase family protein, whose translation MANSFVIKGDIAFSKSQREIETLHDGYLVSIDGKVKGVFKELPEEYKNLELKDYSDMLVIPGMTDLHVHAPQYTFRGIGMDLELLDWLNKHTFPEESHYADIEYAKKAYSYFSKDLKRSFTTRAVIFATIHNEATIELMDQLEETGIISYVGRVNMDRNSGDSLLTEKTEDSVKGTIEWLDTVSGRYKRTMPILTPRFIPSCSDELMTALGKLSDERNIRVQSHLSENISEVEWVKELVPASDCYANAYEIFNTMGTIDRPTIMAHCVYSDEREMEILKNHGAYIAHCSDSNMNLTSGIAPIRKFLDAGINVGIGTDVAAGSSMNMLKAILNAIQASKMYYRLADQNVKPLSFEEVFYLATEGGGRYFGKVGSFKEGYDFDALVLDDSAMYSMRKLSVRERLERTCYNDADVFIQHKFVNGNNVFNRK comes from the coding sequence ATGGCAAATTCATTTGTAATAAAGGGAGATATAGCTTTCAGCAAAAGTCAGAGAGAGATAGAAACTTTACATGACGGATACCTCGTATCCATAGATGGTAAGGTTAAGGGTGTTTTCAAGGAACTTCCTGAAGAATACAAAAATCTTGAATTAAAAGATTATTCAGATATGCTCGTCATTCCGGGAATGACCGATCTTCATGTACATGCTCCACAGTACACCTTCCGCGGCATCGGAATGGATCTCGAGCTGCTTGACTGGCTGAACAAGCATACATTTCCCGAAGAATCGCATTATGCAGACATTGAATATGCAAAGAAAGCATACTCATATTTTTCAAAAGACCTTAAACGATCATTTACAACAAGAGCTGTAATTTTTGCAACTATCCACAATGAGGCAACCATAGAGCTCATGGATCAGTTAGAGGAAACAGGTATAATTTCATATGTCGGCCGGGTAAATATGGATCGTAACAGCGGAGACAGCCTTCTTACCGAAAAAACTGAAGACTCTGTAAAGGGAACCATAGAATGGCTTGATACAGTATCCGGCAGATATAAAAGAACAATGCCGATACTTACACCAAGATTTATCCCATCCTGCTCAGATGAACTAATGACAGCACTCGGAAAGCTTTCAGATGAAAGAAATATCCGTGTTCAGTCTCATCTTTCAGAAAATATTTCCGAAGTTGAATGGGTTAAGGAACTTGTTCCTGCGTCAGACTGTTATGCAAATGCCTACGAAATTTTCAACACAATGGGAACCATCGACAGACCTACGATCATGGCCCACTGCGTATACAGCGATGAGCGTGAAATGGAGATTCTTAAAAATCACGGTGCTTATATAGCACACTGCTCTGATTCCAATATGAATCTTACAAGTGGAATCGCTCCTATCCGCAAATTCCTCGATGCAGGAATAAATGTCGGAATAGGTACCGATGTAGCAGCAGGATCATCCATGAATATGCTTAAGGCAATCCTTAATGCAATACAGGCATCTAAGATGTATTACCGCCTCGCAGACCAGAATGTCAAGCCCCTCAGCTTTGAAGAGGTCTTCTATCTTGCAACCGAGGGCGGTGGCAGATATTTCGGAAAAGTCGGTTCCTTCAAAGAAGGCTACGATTTCGATGCACTTGTTCTTGACGATTCCGCTATGTACTCTATGAGAAAGCTTTCCGTGAGAGAACGTCTCGAAAGAACCTGCTACAACGATGCCGATGTTTTTATTCAGCATAAATTTGTAAACGGAAACAACGTATTCAACAGGAAATAA
- a CDS encoding glycogen/starch/alpha-glucan phosphorylase — translation MQLKGRFDELARKLYGRPINQCTTAELYHVLLQLTKNLMADKAYNSGDRQVYYISAEFLIGKLLSNNLINLGVYDEIEEILKENGKSLTEIEAEEPEPSLGNGGLGRLAACFMDSIATLGLPGAGIGLNYHYGLFKQVFKDHLQNAEKDTWIDKKDSWLRKTDVSFDVKFGDKTVKSVMYDIDVVGYDSGMSKLHLFDLEGVDESLVKKGIDFDKTKVDKNLTLFLYPDDSDEAGNLLRIYQQYFMVSNGAQLIIKEMKDKGYDLHTLNEHVAIQINDTHPTMVIPELIRILTQEEEFTFDDAIDVVSKTCAYTNHTILAEALEKWPLAYLEKVVPVLVPIIKELANRIKKAYSYNPKVWIIDDEKRVHMAHIDIHYGYSVNGVAAIHTDILKETELNPFYQLYPLKFNNKTNGITFRRWLLECNRPLAALLDKTIGKTYRKDADDLEKLLKFKDDKKVLDEIRAIKDQKKADLVKIIKEREGVDIDADSIFDIQVKRLHEYKRQQMNALYIINKYLEIKAGKKPKRPITCIFGAKAAPAYVIARDIIHLLLVLQEIVNNDKDVSPYLKVVMVTNYNVDYAEKLIPACDVSEQISLASKEASGTSNMKFMLNGAVTLGTDDGANVEIHQLVGDDNIYIFGVDSDTVINHYAKADYVSKDYYNKSKVIKEAVDFIVSDKALKVGHKENLERLYKELLNKDWFMTLIDLEDYIKEKDKIFDDFEDQDKWKKMMLVNIAKAGFFSSDRTIAEYNRDIWKLK, via the coding sequence ATGCAATTGAAGGGAAGATTTGATGAACTGGCAAGGAAACTTTATGGAAGGCCTATAAATCAGTGTACTACGGCAGAGCTTTATCATGTGCTGCTGCAGCTTACGAAAAATCTGATGGCCGACAAGGCCTACAACAGCGGAGACAGACAGGTTTATTATATTTCTGCGGAATTCCTTATAGGAAAGCTTTTGTCCAATAACCTCATAAATCTCGGCGTTTATGATGAGATAGAGGAAATCCTTAAGGAGAACGGAAAGAGCCTTACAGAGATAGAAGCAGAAGAGCCGGAGCCTTCACTTGGAAACGGAGGACTTGGACGTCTTGCAGCCTGCTTTATGGACTCCATCGCTACTTTGGGACTTCCAGGAGCCGGAATAGGACTCAACTATCATTATGGACTTTTCAAGCAGGTATTTAAGGATCATCTGCAGAATGCTGAGAAGGATACCTGGATCGATAAAAAGGATTCATGGCTCAGAAAGACCGATGTTTCCTTTGATGTTAAATTCGGTGATAAGACAGTTAAATCTGTCATGTATGATATTGATGTAGTCGGCTATGACAGCGGAATGAGCAAGCTTCATCTCTTTGACCTTGAAGGCGTGGATGAATCGCTTGTTAAAAAGGGAATAGACTTTGACAAGACTAAGGTTGATAAGAACCTTACCCTTTTCCTCTATCCTGATGATTCCGACGAAGCAGGAAATCTCTTAAGAATCTATCAGCAGTATTTCATGGTTTCAAACGGAGCACAGCTCATTATAAAAGAAATGAAGGACAAGGGATATGACCTTCATACCTTGAATGAGCATGTAGCGATCCAGATAAATGATACTCATCCTACGATGGTCATTCCTGAGCTTATAAGGATTCTGACCCAGGAAGAGGAATTTACCTTTGATGATGCGATCGATGTGGTTTCTAAGACTTGTGCTTACACAAACCATACGATCCTTGCAGAAGCGCTCGAAAAATGGCCTTTAGCTTATCTTGAAAAGGTTGTTCCGGTGCTTGTACCGATCATCAAAGAGCTTGCAAACAGGATAAAGAAGGCTTACAGCTATAATCCAAAGGTATGGATCATCGATGATGAAAAGAGAGTCCACATGGCTCATATCGACATTCATTACGGATATTCCGTAAATGGTGTTGCTGCGATCCATACAGATATCTTAAAGGAGACAGAACTTAATCCTTTCTATCAGCTCTATCCGCTTAAATTTAACAACAAGACCAACGGAATCACCTTCAGACGCTGGCTTCTTGAGTGCAACAGACCGCTCGCAGCGCTTCTTGATAAGACAATAGGAAAGACCTATAGAAAAGATGCTGATGACCTTGAGAAACTCCTTAAATTTAAGGATGACAAGAAGGTACTCGATGAGATTCGCGCGATCAAGGATCAGAAGAAGGCAGATCTTGTTAAGATAATCAAAGAGCGTGAAGGAGTTGATATTGATGCAGATTCGATCTTTGACATACAGGTAAAGAGGCTGCATGAATATAAGCGCCAGCAGATGAATGCGCTTTATATCATTAACAAGTATTTAGAGATCAAGGCAGGCAAAAAGCCGAAGCGTCCTATAACCTGCATTTTCGGAGCAAAGGCTGCACCGGCTTATGTTATAGCAAGAGATATTATACATCTGCTTCTCGTGCTGCAGGAGATCGTTAATAATGACAAGGATGTAAGTCCTTATCTTAAAGTTGTCATGGTTACAAACTATAACGTTGATTATGCAGAAAAACTCATTCCAGCATGTGACGTTTCAGAGCAGATTTCACTTGCTTCAAAGGAAGCATCCGGAACTTCAAACATGAAGTTTATGCTTAACGGTGCCGTAACACTTGGAACCGATGACGGTGCGAATGTGGAGATTCATCAGCTTGTTGGAGATGACAATATCTACATTTTCGGTGTAGACAGTGATACAGTTATCAATCACTATGCAAAGGCTGACTATGTTTCAAAGGATTATTACAATAAGTCAAAAGTCATTAAAGAGGCTGTTGATTTCATTGTAAGCGATAAGGCTTTGAAGGTAGGTCACAAAGAGAACCTTGAGAGACTTTATAAAGAACTCTTAAATAAAGACTGGTTCATGACACTTATTGATCTGGAAGATTATATCAAAGAGAAGGATAAGATTTTTGATGATTTCGAGGATCAGGACAAGTGGAAGAAGATGATGCTCGTAAATATTGCAAAAGCAGGATTCTTCTCATCAGACAGAACCATTGCTGAGTATAATCGTGATATTTGGAAACTTAAATGA
- a CDS encoding cobyric acid synthase, producing MTKKIMIQGTMSGVGKSILTAGLCRLLTEKGIKTAPFKSQNMALNSYITRNGLEMGRAQVTQAEAAKTEPIAQMNPILLKPTNDTGSQVIVNGEVLGNMSAREYFSRKKDFIPDIMRAFNYLEEHFDAIVIEGAGSPAEINLRENDIVNMGLAELVDAPVILVGDIDRGGVFAQLVGTVELLTENERKRIKGFIINKFRGDVSLLRSGLDFLEEKTGIPVLGVVPYMKLDLPDEDSLTERFNKKSGKGLVDIAVMRLPRISNFSDFDIFENIDDLSLRYISSPEEFGDPDMVIIPGSKNTTEDLIWLREGGLEALIKRFAAKGGIVFGICGGYQMLGEKISDPDSLESDIKEIRGLELLPIKTLLKRQKNRRQTSGKFPKLEGKLSNLSGMQYEGYEIHMGESTFPSVNRGNIYGSYVHGIFDAEGIASKIVEAICKDKGIDLKTAKNKSNKEIREEAYSKLALTLSECLDIEKLID from the coding sequence ATGACTAAAAAAATAATGATACAGGGCACAATGTCCGGGGTGGGAAAATCAATTCTCACCGCCGGACTTTGCCGTCTTTTAACAGAAAAAGGAATAAAAACGGCACCATTCAAATCACAGAATATGGCGCTAAATTCTTATATAACCAGAAATGGACTTGAAATGGGACGTGCACAGGTCACTCAGGCTGAGGCAGCTAAAACAGAGCCGATCGCCCAGATGAATCCGATCCTCCTGAAACCCACCAATGATACGGGCTCTCAGGTTATCGTAAACGGAGAAGTTCTTGGGAATATGAGTGCACGTGAATATTTTTCCAGAAAAAAAGATTTTATCCCGGATATAATGAGAGCTTTTAATTATCTGGAAGAGCATTTTGACGCAATAGTTATAGAAGGTGCCGGAAGTCCTGCCGAGATAAATTTAAGAGAAAATGACATAGTAAATATGGGTCTTGCCGAGCTGGTCGATGCGCCTGTAATATTGGTGGGAGATATCGACAGGGGTGGAGTTTTTGCCCAGCTTGTAGGAACGGTAGAGCTTTTAACTGAGAATGAAAGAAAACGTATAAAAGGTTTTATCATAAATAAATTCAGGGGTGATGTTTCGCTGCTGAGATCCGGACTGGATTTTCTGGAAGAAAAGACAGGTATACCGGTACTTGGTGTGGTTCCATATATGAAGCTGGATCTTCCGGATGAGGATTCACTGACGGAACGCTTTAATAAAAAATCCGGTAAGGGACTTGTGGATATTGCAGTTATGAGACTTCCCAGAATTTCCAATTTTTCGGATTTCGATATATTTGAAAATATAGATGATCTTTCGCTCAGATATATTTCTTCTCCTGAAGAATTTGGTGATCCGGATATGGTAATTATTCCCGGAAGTAAAAATACAACAGAAGACCTGATATGGCTTCGTGAAGGCGGTCTGGAAGCGTTGATAAAACGTTTTGCCGCAAAGGGCGGGATCGTCTTTGGAATCTGCGGCGGATATCAGATGCTGGGAGAGAAGATTTCAGATCCGGACTCTTTGGAATCAGATATAAAAGAGATTCGTGGGCTTGAACTTTTACCGATAAAGACGCTGCTTAAAAGACAAAAAAACAGAAGACAGACAAGCGGAAAGTTCCCGAAATTAGAGGGAAAGTTATCTAATCTTTCCGGCATGCAATATGAGGGCTATGAGATCCATATGGGTGAATCCACCTTTCCTTCTGTGAATCGCGGTAACATTTATGGAAGCTATGTTCATGGGATTTTTGATGCAGAGGGGATAGCGTCTAAAATAGTTGAAGCTATCTGCAAGGATAAGGGCATTGATCTGAAAACAGCTAAAAACAAGAGTAATAAAGAAATCAGGGAAGAGGCATATTCAAAGCTTGCCCTTACATTATCAGAGTGTCTTGACATTGAAAAGCTCATTGATTGA
- a CDS encoding tyrosine-type recombinase/integrase: protein MSEYKDQKNYEARQKANLIIAELPPFVRDYFLEREIRLSAMSIYSYAGQLKTFFNFLHDSNSYFKNKSLREISLEDLDNLNDRDIVEFLHYLRNYPEKTRDGKIRYVECSSTTIQHYMVTLNTFWKYFYVRKMLHSNPIDLITRARLPKKEVIYLDKDDKNQFVETVKSGTGLSKRQSKFHEKNRERDTAIIQIFLATGIRVSELVGMDIDDINLRRHSINVYRKGGNFDTVYFSDSAGEYLEAYLACREKYKPLQDERAVFLNRSGERISVRSVELMVKKYISASVPSEAKRITPHKLRSTYAETMLKATGGDLERVQKLLGHSSITSTTHYVASTEEEKEAVRNLSD from the coding sequence ATGTCAGAATATAAAGATCAGAAAAACTATGAAGCCCGTCAGAAGGCAAATCTCATAATCGCCGAGCTGCCGCCCTTTGTACGCGACTATTTTCTCGAGCGCGAGATACGTCTTTCTGCCATGTCCATATATTCGTATGCAGGCCAGCTGAAAACTTTTTTTAATTTCCTGCATGATTCTAATTCTTATTTTAAGAATAAAAGTTTAAGAGAGATAAGCCTTGAGGATCTCGATAATTTAAATGACAGGGACATTGTCGAATTTCTGCATTACCTCAGAAATTATCCCGAGAAAACAAGAGACGGCAAAATTCGTTATGTTGAATGCTCTTCCACCACTATCCAGCACTACATGGTTACCTTAAATACCTTCTGGAAATATTTCTATGTAAGAAAGATGCTGCATTCCAATCCTATCGACCTTATCACAAGAGCCCGTCTTCCCAAAAAAGAAGTAATATATCTAGACAAGGATGATAAAAACCAGTTCGTTGAAACTGTCAAATCCGGGACAGGTCTGAGCAAGCGCCAGAGCAAGTTCCATGAAAAGAACCGTGAACGTGACACCGCAATAATTCAGATATTCCTCGCCACCGGAATCCGAGTTTCGGAGCTAGTCGGAATGGACATAGATGATATCAATCTCCGCCGACACAGTATCAATGTCTACCGAAAGGGCGGTAATTTCGATACTGTCTATTTCAGCGACAGTGCGGGCGAATATCTCGAAGCCTATCTCGCATGCCGAGAAAAATACAAACCTCTTCAGGACGAAAGAGCTGTTTTCCTCAACCGTTCCGGAGAGCGGATAAGCGTACGCTCTGTTGAGCTTATGGTCAAAAAGTATATTTCAGCTTCTGTCCCCTCCGAAGCCAAGAGAATAACTCCCCACAAGCTCAGAAGTACCTACGCTGAAACTATGCTCAAAGCCACCGGAGGCGACCTTGAGCGAGTTCAGAAGCTCCTCGGTCACTCCTCCATCACCTCAACGACCCACTACGTCGCCAGCACTGAAGAAGAAAAAGAGGCTGTTCGAAATCTTTCGGATTGA
- a CDS encoding L-lactate dehydrogenase: MAALNERKAAVVGCGFVGSASAFALMESGLFSEMVLIDVNKDKAEGEALDISHGLPFAKPMQIYAGAYKDAADAAVIVVTAGAGQKPGETRLDLVKKNIGIFKSIIPEIAKYNKDGILLIVANPVDILTYAALKLSGFPENRVFGSGTVLDTARLKYLLGEHLSVDSRSVHAFIIGEHGDSEIAAWSSANVSGVPLNDFCEMRGHFNHDESMKRIADDVKNSAYGIIEKKGATYYGIAMSVRRICEAIIRDEKSVLPISSIQHGDFGIDGVALSMPAIVGREGVLGSVPINLSDEETKALQESANTLKKVLDDAFKE; encoded by the coding sequence ATGGCAGCATTAAATGAAAGAAAAGCAGCAGTTGTTGGATGTGGTTTTGTTGGATCGGCATCGGCATTTGCACTAATGGAAAGCGGACTTTTTTCCGAGATGGTTTTAATAGATGTAAATAAAGATAAGGCAGAGGGAGAGGCACTGGATATAAGTCATGGACTTCCTTTTGCTAAACCTATGCAGATCTATGCCGGTGCTTACAAGGATGCCGCAGATGCAGCTGTGATAGTGGTAACCGCAGGTGCAGGACAGAAACCCGGAGAGACAAGATTGGATCTTGTAAAGAAAAATATAGGAATTTTTAAGTCGATCATACCAGAGATCGCAAAATATAATAAGGACGGAATTTTACTCATAGTTGCAAATCCTGTAGACATTCTCACTTATGCGGCATTAAAGCTCAGTGGATTCCCTGAGAACAGGGTATTTGGTTCTGGAACAGTTCTTGATACGGCAAGACTTAAGTATCTGCTCGGAGAGCATCTGAGTGTTGACAGTCGTTCTGTACATGCCTTTATAATCGGAGAGCATGGAGACAGTGAGATAGCAGCCTGGAGCAGTGCAAATGTTTCCGGTGTTCCGCTCAATGATTTCTGTGAAATGAGGGGTCATTTCAATCATGATGAATCCATGAAGAGGATAGCAGATGATGTAAAGAACAGCGCTTATGGAATTATTGAGAAAAAGGGAGCAACCTATTACGGAATAGCCATGAGTGTAAGGCGTATCTGCGAGGCTATTATCAGAGATGAGAAATCAGTACTTCCAATTTCAAGTATTCAGCATGGTGATTTCGGAATTGACGGAGTTGCTCTCAGCATGCCGGCAATTGTAGGCAGGGAAGGAGTGCTGGGCTCCGTACCGATCAATTTGAGCGATGAAGAAACAAAAGCCCTTCAGGAATCTGCAAATACGCTTAAAAAAGTATTAGATGACGCATTTAAGGAGTAA
- a CDS encoding AAA family ATPase encodes MQRTVGLGIQDFEDTIKSRNFYIDKTKFISEWWKGNDEVTLITRPRRFGKTLMLSTVEKFFSVRQENSRELFEGLEVSKDSKMMQECGKWPVLFVSFAKIKSENYRSALTKFNIIFNQMKSELFFLKSGLDEADRGFFERISIDMDMDIASECIGYFCKLLSNHYGKKVIILMDEYDTPMQEAYVNGYWDEIVSFMRNMFNSALKSNPYLHKALLMGITRVSRESLFSDLNNLKVITNSSEKYADCFGFTEKEVFDSLDEYGYSEEKEEVKKWYDGFKFGNTDDIYNPWSIISFLQEGKYQPYWANTSSNSLVSKLVKEGDGEIKKSFETLLNGGIIETTIDEQLVFGEMSKNKNAVWSLLLASGYLKIVSADLPDSRYRLRLTNFEVKSCFNLMVERWFENAGENYSYFVKALLECNIDDMMDTLTEICESMISSFDGSGKSAPENFYHGLVIGLLVELRNSYEVKSNRESGLGRYDVMLRPKDKNNNAIIIEFKSKRRSEKDKSLEELADKALKQIEDKKYEQELLSAGYSEDKIKKLAFVFEGKELLIKKAD; translated from the coding sequence ATGCAAAGAACGGTTGGACTTGGAATACAGGATTTTGAAGACACTATAAAGAGCAGGAACTTTTATATAGATAAGACAAAATTTATATCGGAATGGTGGAAGGGAAATGACGAAGTGACCTTAATAACTCGTCCGCGCCGTTTTGGAAAGACATTGATGCTGAGTACGGTTGAGAAATTCTTTTCTGTAAGACAGGAAAACAGCAGGGAGCTTTTTGAGGGGCTGGAAGTCTCCAAGGATTCCAAAATGATGCAGGAATGCGGGAAATGGCCGGTGCTTTTTGTGTCATTTGCGAAGATTAAGTCTGAAAACTACAGGAGTGCATTGACAAAATTCAATATTATATTTAATCAGATGAAATCAGAGCTGTTTTTTCTTAAGTCAGGTCTTGATGAGGCAGACCGGGGATTTTTTGAACGGATATCCATTGATATGGATATGGATATTGCATCTGAGTGCATAGGATATTTCTGCAAATTACTGAGTAACCATTACGGTAAAAAGGTAATTATTTTAATGGATGAATATGATACGCCAATGCAGGAGGCATATGTAAACGGTTATTGGGATGAAATTGTCAGTTTCATGAGGAACATGTTTAACTCGGCACTCAAAAGCAACCCGTATCTGCACAAGGCGCTGCTCATGGGAATAACACGTGTCAGCCGTGAGTCACTTTTTTCAGACCTGAATAACCTGAAAGTGATCACTAATTCATCAGAAAAGTATGCTGACTGTTTTGGCTTTACTGAAAAAGAGGTTTTTGATTCCCTTGACGAGTATGGCTATTCTGAGGAAAAAGAAGAAGTAAAGAAATGGTACGATGGGTTTAAATTTGGAAATACGGATGATATTTATAATCCGTGGTCAATAATATCTTTTCTTCAGGAGGGAAAATACCAGCCATACTGGGCGAATACAAGCTCTAATTCCCTTGTGTCGAAGCTCGTAAAAGAGGGGGATGGTGAGATCAAGAAATCCTTCGAGACCCTGCTGAACGGCGGGATAATAGAGACCACGATCGATGAGCAGCTTGTTTTCGGGGAAATGTCAAAAAATAAAAACGCAGTCTGGAGCCTTCTGCTGGCAAGCGGATATCTGAAGATCGTGTCGGCGGACCTGCCGGATTCGAGATACAGGCTCAGACTGACAAACTTTGAGGTCAAAAGCTGTTTTAACCTCATGGTGGAGAGATGGTTTGAAAATGCAGGGGAGAATTACAGCTATTTCGTAAAGGCACTGCTTGAATGCAATATAGATGACATGATGGACACGCTCACGGAAATATGTGAAAGCATGATAAGCTCTTTCGATGGCAGTGGAAAATCTGCACCGGAGAATTTTTATCACGGGCTTGTAATAGGGCTGCTGGTGGAACTGCGTAATAGCTACGAGGTCAAGTCAAACCGTGAGAGCGGACTCGGAAGGTATGATGTGATGCTCCGTCCGAAGGATAAAAACAATAATGCGATAATAATCGAATTCAAATCAAAAAGACGGAGTGAAAAAGATAAAAGCCTCGAAGAGCTTGCAGACAAGGCTCTAAAACAGATAGAGGATAAGAAATATGAACAGGAGCTGCTCTCGGCCGGCTATTCAGAGGATAAAATAAAAAAACTTGCCTTCGTGTTTGAAGGAAAAGAGTTACTGATAAAAAAAGCCGATTAA
- the malQ gene encoding 4-alpha-glucanotransferase: MKEKTRRCGILMPITSLASDYGIGCFSEEAYQFADNLAAAGQSYWQILPLGATSYGDSPYQSFSTFAGNPYFIDPKTLIKKGWISKKEADSFNFGKNKEKIDYGLIWESRFKLLRIAFKNSKINADKNFHHFERDNAYWLEDYALYMSVKKSYENKSWAEWDEDIKLRNPKAIEAAKKKFAEDILFYKFIQYEFFTEWISLKKYANKKGVEIIGDLPIYVAFDSSDAWSNPELFQFDENSDPTGVAGCPPDAFSATGQLWGNPLYDWEYHKKTHYEWWMRRIKKSYELYDMVRIDHFRGFESYFNIPYGAKTAKEGKWEKGPGYELFKTMKEVMGERKVIAEDLGILTPAVLRLVKRTGYPGMKILQFAFDALGDSPYQPHNFDKNCVVYTGTHDNDTTLGWYRKLDKKTKAYADKYMKLKDVPEKEIPWEFIRLAYMSTANLAMIPMQDVLSLGSEARINMPSTLGYNWIWRMKKNAFTKKLQKRLRDMAEIYVR, translated from the coding sequence ATGAAAGAAAAAACGCGAAGATGCGGCATTCTTATGCCGATAACATCGCTGGCATCAGACTATGGAATAGGCTGTTTTTCAGAAGAGGCCTATCAGTTTGCAGATAATCTGGCTGCAGCGGGTCAATCCTATTGGCAAATCCTTCCGCTTGGTGCGACAAGCTATGGAGACAGTCCATATCAGTCATTTTCAACTTTCGCAGGTAATCCGTATTTCATAGATCCTAAGACTCTTATCAAAAAAGGCTGGATAAGCAAGAAAGAAGCTGACAGCTTTAATTTTGGCAAGAATAAAGAGAAGATTGATTATGGATTAATATGGGAATCGCGCTTCAAATTATTACGGATCGCATTTAAGAACAGCAAGATAAATGCTGATAAAAATTTTCACCATTTTGAAAGAGATAATGCATATTGGCTTGAAGATTATGCACTTTATATGTCTGTCAAAAAATCCTATGAAAATAAGTCATGGGCTGAATGGGACGAAGACATAAAATTGCGAAATCCTAAGGCAATTGAAGCTGCAAAGAAAAAATTTGCTGAGGATATTCTATTTTATAAATTTATTCAATATGAATTTTTTACAGAGTGGATATCCTTAAAAAAATATGCAAATAAAAAGGGCGTCGAGATCATAGGTGATCTGCCTATTTATGTTGCATTTGACAGTTCGGATGCCTGGAGTAATCCTGAGCTTTTCCAGTTTGATGAAAACTCAGATCCGACAGGTGTTGCAGGCTGTCCGCCGGATGCATTTTCAGCTACAGGACAGCTGTGGGGAAATCCTCTTTATGACTGGGAATATCATAAAAAGACTCATTACGAATGGTGGATGAGGAGGATCAAAAAAAGCTATGAGCTTTATGATATGGTGAGGATCGATCATTTCAGGGGTTTTGAATCTTATTTTAATATTCCTTACGGGGCTAAAACTGCGAAGGAAGGCAAGTGGGAAAAGGGCCCCGGTTATGAGCTTTTCAAAACCATGAAGGAAGTCATGGGCGAAAGAAAGGTTATAGCTGAGGATCTTGGAATCCTGACACCGGCAGTATTAAGACTTGTCAAGAGAACGGGATATCCCGGAATGAAAATACTGCAGTTTGCTTTTGATGCGCTTGGAGACTCGCCCTACCAGCCTCACAATTTTGATAAAAACTGTGTAGTTTATACCGGAACACATGATAATGACACAACACTTGGCTGGTATCGTAAACTTGACAAAAAGACAAAGGCATATGCCGACAAATATATGAAGCTTAAAGATGTTCCTGAGAAGGAAATTCCGTGGGAATTTATAAGGCTTGCCTATATGTCTACTGCAAATCTGGCAATGATACCAATGCAAGATGTACTTTCACTGGGGAGTGAAGCCAGGATCAATATGCCGTCAACTCTTGGCTACAACTGGATCTGGCGCATGAAGAAAAATGCTTTTACGAAGAAACTGCAGAAGCGGCTTCGGGATATGGCTGAGATCTATGTGAGATAA